One genomic segment of Bradyrhizobium diazoefficiens includes these proteins:
- a CDS encoding Spy/CpxP family protein refolding chaperone yields the protein MINPAPPARLHLRRWFALGSVLALLLGAAAVANAQGLVKGVQEGAAAGNKAAGPVGGVLGGAIGGVVGVFTGVLGVGNNNGNQAPAAKESASKDAGKDAKPQGAGKDKDAKSAKENAKAGKGAKATKEAKNAPQDAKDNNGVTVLTQSGTPQLTADQIVANSDSYIERIKTELNLTPEQEKHWFGFSSAMHYLGHNGAERLNLRVARAKRDPPDDIIEQMRNEAQFLIDRAADQRNVADAAEPLYSSLDDKQKQVFIQEMVRLSHERGLD from the coding sequence ATGATCAACCCGGCGCCGCCCGCGCGGCTTCACCTGCGGCGATGGTTTGCGCTGGGATCGGTGCTCGCGCTGCTGCTCGGCGCGGCCGCGGTCGCGAATGCCCAAGGTCTGGTCAAGGGCGTTCAGGAAGGCGCCGCGGCCGGGAACAAGGCGGCCGGTCCGGTCGGCGGCGTGCTCGGCGGCGCAATCGGCGGCGTGGTCGGCGTCTTCACCGGCGTGCTCGGTGTCGGCAACAACAATGGCAATCAGGCGCCGGCCGCCAAGGAGAGCGCGAGCAAGGATGCGGGCAAGGACGCCAAGCCGCAGGGCGCCGGCAAGGACAAGGACGCCAAGAGCGCCAAGGAGAACGCCAAGGCGGGCAAGGGCGCCAAGGCAACCAAGGAAGCCAAGAATGCGCCGCAGGACGCCAAGGATAATAACGGCGTCACGGTTCTCACGCAGAGCGGGACGCCGCAGCTGACCGCCGACCAGATCGTCGCCAACAGCGATTCCTATATCGAGCGGATCAAGACCGAGCTGAACCTCACGCCCGAGCAGGAGAAGCACTGGTTCGGATTCTCCAGCGCTATGCACTACCTCGGGCATAATGGTGCGGAGCGGCTCAACCTGCGGGTCGCGCGGGCCAAGCGGGATCCGCCTGACGATATTATCGAGCAGATGCGCAACGAGGCGCAATTCCTGATCGATCGCGCCGCCGACCAGCGCAATGTCGCCGACGCCGCCGAGCCGCTCTATTCGAGTCTCGATGACAAGCAGAAGCAGGTCTTTATCCAGGAGATGGTGCGCCTCAGCCACGAGCGAGGACTGGATTGA
- a CDS encoding ABC transporter substrate-binding protein, which translates to MSRKTLTRRQFVAATAMSSAALITAPYVRGAYAAGKISIGFWDHWVPGANDASTALVKEWGEKEKVEVSIDYITSNNKKIELTAAAEAQAKSGHDILQMPSWWPHAYSENLEPLNDVMEPLIKQNGEVNGTVKYLGQSGGKWLAVPATPGSQIKGPCSRIDLMKKHAGIDVQEMYPVGSVPKDENWTMETFLKAAEACHKAGVPFGIGLGETTDSVDTAGAIFQSYGAELVNAKGDITVKTDAVREALEYYKKLIAVLPTDAPSWDDASNNKWLISGRGAMILNPPSAWAVAKRDAPQVAEQCWTHGMPAGPKGRFAPFLPYFWGVWSFGKNKEAAKSLLVHLSSPSAIEKFVAASGGYDLPAYANMTKLKTWAEEGPPKGTLYHYPDPYHRQTLSIAASPAPPKIAQQIYFQATLTKLALRYAKGEKLETALAWAESECEGFMRS; encoded by the coding sequence ATGTCACGCAAGACACTGACGCGACGTCAATTTGTGGCTGCCACTGCAATGTCCTCCGCGGCGCTGATCACAGCGCCTTATGTCCGGGGCGCCTACGCCGCCGGCAAGATATCGATCGGCTTCTGGGACCATTGGGTGCCCGGCGCCAACGACGCTTCCACCGCCCTAGTCAAGGAGTGGGGCGAGAAGGAAAAGGTCGAAGTCTCGATCGACTACATCACCAGCAACAACAAGAAGATCGAACTCACCGCAGCCGCCGAAGCCCAGGCCAAGTCCGGTCATGACATTCTCCAGATGCCGAGCTGGTGGCCACACGCTTATTCCGAGAACCTCGAGCCGCTCAACGACGTCATGGAGCCGCTCATCAAGCAGAACGGCGAGGTGAACGGCACCGTCAAATATCTCGGGCAGTCGGGCGGCAAATGGCTCGCGGTCCCCGCAACGCCGGGAAGCCAGATCAAGGGACCCTGCTCCCGGATCGATCTGATGAAGAAGCACGCCGGCATCGACGTGCAGGAGATGTATCCGGTCGGCAGTGTGCCGAAGGATGAGAATTGGACCATGGAGACCTTCCTCAAGGCCGCCGAAGCCTGTCACAAGGCCGGCGTCCCGTTCGGGATCGGCCTCGGCGAAACGACCGACAGCGTCGATACGGCCGGCGCGATCTTTCAGTCGTACGGCGCGGAGTTGGTCAACGCCAAGGGCGACATCACCGTGAAGACCGACGCGGTTCGCGAGGCCCTCGAATATTACAAGAAGCTGATCGCCGTGCTTCCGACCGACGCACCCTCCTGGGACGATGCTTCCAACAACAAATGGCTGATCTCGGGCCGTGGCGCGATGATCCTGAACCCGCCGAGCGCCTGGGCGGTCGCCAAGCGCGATGCCCCCCAAGTTGCCGAACAGTGCTGGACGCACGGCATGCCGGCCGGTCCGAAAGGCCGCTTCGCGCCCTTCTTGCCATATTTCTGGGGCGTCTGGAGCTTTGGCAAGAACAAGGAAGCCGCCAAGAGCCTGCTCGTTCACCTGTCCTCGCCATCTGCGATCGAGAAATTCGTCGCCGCGAGCGGCGGCTACGATCTTCCGGCCTATGCGAACATGACGAAGCTGAAGACCTGGGCCGAGGAAGGGCCGCCGAAAGGCACGCTCTACCACTATCCGGACCCATACCACCGTCAGACACTTTCGATCGCGGCCTCGCCTGCACCGCCCAAGATTGCACAGCAGATCTACTTCCAGGCGACGCTGACCAAGCTGGCGTTGCGTTATGCGAAGGGCGAGAAGCTGGAAACCGCGCTCGCCTGGGCCGAAAGCGAGTGTGAAGGCTTCATGCGGAGTTGA
- a CDS encoding carbohydrate ABC transporter permease, with amino-acid sequence MSTLAIDKAGPSRKVKLGSMSRDRAWALRWSYFFLVLFAIFFLTPPVYMLITSLKSSAEISAATNPWWVFHPTLSNYVELLTSNQFLRFFWNSSIISITVVIVTMMISIPAAFALARMKFWGSATLATGVFLTYLIPDSLLFIPLFKMLAVVQDLTGITLLNRWYVLVFIYPTLTVPFCTWIMIGYFASIPKELDEAALIDGASWLQTLTRIFIPVALPGLIAATIFAFTVSWAQFLYPLVFTTSVDQLVLPVGITTTLIKGDVFNWGQIMTGALLGAAPPLIIYAFLMDYYIAGLTAGATKG; translated from the coding sequence ATGAGCACGCTCGCAATCGACAAGGCCGGCCCCTCCCGCAAGGTCAAGCTCGGCAGCATGAGCCGGGACCGCGCCTGGGCGTTGCGCTGGTCCTATTTCTTCCTGGTGCTGTTCGCGATCTTCTTCCTGACGCCGCCGGTTTACATGTTGATCACCTCGCTCAAGAGCAGCGCCGAGATTTCGGCGGCCACCAATCCGTGGTGGGTGTTTCATCCCACCTTGTCGAACTATGTCGAGCTCCTGACCTCGAACCAGTTCCTGCGGTTCTTCTGGAATTCGTCGATCATCTCGATCACGGTCGTGATCGTCACGATGATGATCAGCATCCCCGCGGCGTTCGCGCTGGCACGGATGAAGTTCTGGGGCTCGGCGACGCTGGCGACCGGCGTCTTCCTCACTTACCTCATCCCGGACAGCCTGCTGTTCATTCCATTGTTCAAGATGCTCGCCGTCGTCCAGGACCTGACCGGCATCACGCTGCTCAACCGGTGGTACGTGCTGGTGTTCATCTATCCGACCCTGACGGTGCCGTTCTGCACCTGGATCATGATCGGCTATTTTGCCTCGATCCCGAAGGAGCTGGACGAGGCGGCGCTGATCGACGGCGCCTCCTGGCTGCAGACGCTGACGCGGATCTTCATTCCTGTCGCGCTGCCCGGGCTGATCGCGGCGACCATCTTCGCCTTCACGGTGTCGTGGGCGCAGTTCCTCTATCCTCTGGTCTTCACGACCTCGGTGGATCAGCTCGTGCTGCCGGTCGGCATCACCACCACGCTGATCAAGGGCGACGTCTTCAACTGGGGGCAGATCATGACCGGCGCGCTGCTCGGCGCAGCGCCGCCGCTGATCATCTATGCCTTTCTGATGGACTACTACATTGCCGGCCT
- a CDS encoding carbohydrate ABC transporter permease: MADVVLEQGRPARAASPSRRASLRNTLQRKSTVAFFLALPLILLIAMLVLYPAFYSLYLATLNKAMTKFVGLSNFTFLFKRETFWMVVKQSCIFAITAVVFKALIGFIVAHFVHNIPARGQRKWRGMLLVPWVIPPAMSTLAWLWLFDPSYSAFNYTLSFFGVGPIPWLGDTFWARFAVILVNVWYGAPFFLIMYLAALKSVPDQLYEAAAIDGANWWQKMWYVTLPMMRNIIAITTLFSLIVTFANFDIVRILTSGGPLDTTHLFATWAFQVGIQSSDIPLGACVSLFMVPILAVAAIFILRDVSKRGNEA; encoded by the coding sequence ATGGCCGATGTCGTCCTTGAGCAAGGTCGCCCTGCCCGTGCCGCGAGCCCGTCGAGGCGTGCGAGCCTGCGCAATACATTGCAGCGCAAATCGACAGTGGCGTTTTTCCTGGCGCTGCCGCTGATCCTCCTGATCGCGATGCTCGTGCTCTATCCCGCCTTCTATTCGCTCTACCTGGCGACGCTGAACAAGGCGATGACGAAATTCGTCGGCCTCAGCAATTTCACCTTCCTGTTCAAGCGTGAGACGTTCTGGATGGTGGTGAAGCAGTCCTGCATCTTTGCGATCACGGCCGTGGTCTTCAAGGCGCTGATCGGCTTCATCGTCGCGCATTTCGTCCACAACATCCCGGCCAGGGGGCAGCGCAAATGGCGCGGCATGCTGCTGGTGCCCTGGGTGATTCCGCCGGCGATGAGCACGCTGGCCTGGCTCTGGCTGTTCGACCCCTCCTACAGCGCCTTCAACTACACGCTCTCCTTCTTCGGCGTCGGTCCGATCCCCTGGCTCGGTGACACCTTCTGGGCGCGCTTCGCCGTCATCCTGGTTAACGTCTGGTACGGCGCGCCGTTCTTCCTGATCATGTACCTCGCCGCGCTCAAATCGGTCCCCGACCAGCTCTACGAGGCGGCCGCGATCGATGGCGCCAATTGGTGGCAGAAGATGTGGTACGTCACGCTGCCGATGATGCGCAACATCATCGCAATCACCACCCTGTTCTCGCTGATCGTCACCTTCGCCAATTTCGACATCGTGCGCATCCTGACCTCCGGCGGACCGCTCGATACGACGCATCTGTTCGCCACCTGGGCATTCCAGGTCGGCATCCAGAGCAGCGACATTCCGCTCGGCGCCTGTGTCTCCCTGTTCATGGTGCCGATCCTTGCCGTCGCAGCGATCTTCATCCTGCGCGATGTCTCCAAACGCGGGAACGAAGCCTGA
- a CDS encoding response regulator, which yields MADGLSVFLVEDEALIRMMMADMVEELGHHVVAEADNVRDASAFAMTAQYDLAILDINLMGVYVDPVADLIERRGKPFLFATGYGPELLPSLLRRRPILRKPISIDQLKTMIDSMFPDAPAKTPH from the coding sequence ATGGCGGACGGACTCTCCGTTTTCCTGGTCGAAGACGAGGCGCTGATCCGGATGATGATGGCTGACATGGTGGAGGAGCTTGGCCACCATGTCGTCGCGGAAGCGGACAATGTCCGGGACGCCAGCGCCTTTGCCATGACCGCGCAGTACGATCTGGCCATCCTCGACATCAACCTCATGGGCGTCTACGTCGATCCCGTCGCCGATCTGATCGAGCGCCGCGGCAAGCCGTTTCTGTTCGCCACGGGCTACGGGCCGGAGCTGCTGCCGTCCTTGCTCCGGCGCAGGCCAATCCTGCGCAAGCCGATTTCGATCGATCAGCTCAAGACGATGATCGATTCGATGTTTCCGGACGCGCCCGCCAAGACGCCGCATTGA